A DNA window from Augochlora pura isolate Apur16 chromosome 9, APUR_v2.2.1, whole genome shotgun sequence contains the following coding sequences:
- the LOC144475100 gene encoding UDP-glucosyltransferase 2 gives MFDAPCKGLARKGHRIDAISHFSTKTPIDNCTDIVDLSGTRPSIVNGFTVEDGRAMQEAMTYYIATKFGGDLCDLMGHERMRRFIENPVAESPYDLVINHFRYLGAVCYLGFGHLLNAPIAIAASFMRAQIVDDLMGNPHSYAFFPGPHYENAMVATLIDRLSNVLSNLWHLWTFYRYTSDQTEVMRKYLGRDVSDVRQLERDVALASVNDHHSIGGVRLVTAAVINVGGIRVEFDDTELPLELKRWLDSANHGVVYFTFGSVTNVETLPRDTLLALYASFEKIAPAKVLMRCADDTKLPPDLPDNVSTKPWLPQIPVLKHQNTRAFITHGGLMGSEEAVYYGVPMIGIPLFADQMKNVNIFDGKNVAISMRLENITERTMDYALDAILHDPKYKESADRLSRLFRDRPMSAIDPATYWIEYVIRNGPDSLRSAAAGMPWWKLNLIDVFAVIISCLLAVVAATAIAINALPSKICRHDGRAKKMIN, from the exons ATGTTCGACGCTCCGTGCAAGGGATTAGCGCGGAAAGGACACCGGATCGACGCGATCAGCCATTTTTCGACGAAAACGCCAATCGACAACTGCACGGATATCGTTGACCTGAGTGGCACCAGGCCGAGCATAGTTAATGGTTTCACGGTGGAGGACGGAAGAGCGATGCAGGAAGCGATGACTTATTACATCGCGACCAAGTTCGGCGGTGATTTGTGCGACTTAATGGGCCACGAAAGGATGCGGAGGTTTATCGAGAACCCGGTCGCCGAGTCACCGTACGATCTC GTGATTAATCATTTTCGGTACTTGGGCGCGGTTTGCTATTTGGGGTTCGGTCATCTCCTGAACGCGCCAATAGCGATCGCCGCGTCTTTTATGCGAGCGCAGATCGTCGACGATTTAATGGGAAATCCCCACAGCTACGCATTCTTTCCCGGGCCGCATTACGAGAACGCTATGGTGGCCACTCTGATCGATCGACTTTCGAACGTTCTGTCGAATCTCTGGCACCTGTGGACCTTCTACCGGTACACGTCCGATCAGACCGAAGTAATGAGAAAGTATTTGGGTCGCGACGTATCCGACGTCCGGCAATTGGAGCGCGACGTCGCTTTGGCGTCGGTGAACGACCACCATAGCATCGGCGGCGTCAGGCTCGTCACTGCCGCCGTTATCAACGTCGGTGGAATTCGCGTCGAGTTCGACGACACGGAATTGCCTTTg GAGCTGAAGAGGTGGCTGGATTCGGCGAACCACGGTGTGGTTTATTTCACGTTCGGTTCCGTGACGAACGTCGAAACGTTGCCGCGCGACACGTTGCTGGCTCTTTACGCGTCGTTCGAGAAAATTGCGCCAGCCAAGGTACTAATGAGATGCGCCGATGATACGAAACTGCCGCCCGATCTTCCAGATAACGTGTCAACGAAACCTTGGCTACCGCAAATCCCAGTGCTAAAACA TCA GAATACGCGGGCGTTTATTACACACGGCGGTCTCATGGGCAGCGAGGAAGCGGTTTATTATGGAGTTCCTATGATAGGAATTCCATTATTCGCTGATCAAATGAAGAATGTTAACATTTTTGATGGGAAGAACGTGGCGATCTCTATGCGTCTGGAAAATATCACCGAACGGACAATGGATTACGCTTTGGACGCCATCTTGCACGATCCGAAGTACAA GGAATCTGCTGATCGTTTATCGCGACTGTTTCGGGATCGTCCAATGAGCGCAATAGACCCAGCCACTTATTGGATCGAATACGTGATCAGAAACGGGCCGGATTCATTAAGATCGGCGGCAGCCGGCATGCCATGGTGGAAACTAAATCTAATCGACGTGTTCGCTGTGATAATATCCTGCCTCCTCGCCGTCGTCGCAGCAACAGCGATAGCAATTAACGCGTTGCCATCGAAAATCTGTCGGCACGATGGCCGAGCGAAAAAGATGATAAATTGA